In Channa argus isolate prfri chromosome 15, Channa argus male v1.0, whole genome shotgun sequence, the DNA window gatcagctttctccaacacACCCATCTACTTCATGACATCACCCCAGAGAAGCTTCAGTTTCAGCCATTCATGGCTTGGGGGATTCCAACTTGGCAAACAGCACAGTGGCTCCAGAGAAGTAACACTACAGCAAAGCTGAACACCCTTGTTTTCCCTCCATGAAACAGGCAGGAAAGTTTTCCCACCTATACATCTGCAGAGACTCCTTTTTGCCAGATGAGCCCTCTCAAACAACAGGCGACAAAAAaggtttcttgttttgtttggccCTTCAAGGCAACTGCATTGAGGATAAGTCCTCCACCTCATTCTTGCAGGTTGGCACCAGTTTCTCAGATACACAACAGAATATCTGCATTATATTTCAGAATATACAGAGCAAGTAGGTGGTTTATTAACAGGAGAGTTGTGTTTATTTGACAGCATTTCCCAGAGGGATGGAAAAAGCTAATTTCcagctttttttattgctgctgtCTGGCTTAACAGATGTTCAGGTGACACAACCCACACATGCTTGTGAAACAAGATGGCCCTCCTTTCATCAAAGAAACTGTGTATCAAGACaatatttaatgattaaaaaaactgaatatatgggagacataaaaaataaaagaaacaggtGTGGTTTTTGATGATATTAGAGACCAGTTTAAAGACACTGATAGTACAGTAAAATTTATCAAACCGATGTTGTTGATGAAATGTTGACAATcttttgatttataaaaaacataactaCTAACCAGCAATGACTAAAAGAAATCATAAAAAGGAGCATGTCTCAAACTATTCTTACCTTGGAAAGCAAAGCTGCTACACTAGCCGATAATGAAAAGTGTTTACtttctttaaatacaaatatataatttcaCAATTGTACAAATACTATTTACAATTTTACTTAATTACACATGAAATGTTTACAGAGAGAACAGTTATTTTTCCACTGCTCATTTCCCCACTCCCTGTGTTCTTGGCTGCTGGATCATCACTCCCCTTGAGTTTATGATGGCTTTAAGAAAAGAGccagagagggggaggagaggatTGCAGCACATGTCATCCATAACCACGCTTGTTATTTGCTCAGACAGTCAGGTTCAGTCCTTGTTTATCCAGCTTGTCCTTTTGTCAAACACCAAcactcagtgtgtgtggctATAAAGCTGAGGGGAATACAAATGCTGTACAAATTAAGTAGCTACTCGGTGTGCTACTTACCTATTACATGAGAAACTGGTAACAATATACAAATGAGTCCCAGCAACTATGAGATGACcctttattttacacagtggtctctccatgttttccatttgtcaGCCTCGTGTAGAACTTATGCCAGGAGTGCAGAGTTTTTCCAGACCAAATCCAGAAACCAGATGTGATGCCCACTATCAGTGTCATCAGGTATTTGATCATGTAGACGGTAAAGTCTGGGGTCATGCGGGGCCCAGTGTGCATAGGGCAAGGGATGGCCAGGCTCCTGCAGTTGTGGGTGACCCAGCTGTTCTCCCAGTGGGGACGGAAGGCCTGCTCATAGAAGAAGCAGGCAATAACAATGGTGGCAGGGACAGTATAGAGCACGCTGAAGACCCCGATCCTCACCATCAACCGCTCCAGCTTCTCCGTCTTGGTGCCATCATGTTTCATGATCGTGCGGATTCTGAAGAGTGACACAAAGCCAGCCAGTAAGAAAGAAGTCCCAATGAAGAGATAAATAAAGAGAGGGGCCAACACAAATCCCCGCAGAGGGTCCAGGTTGCTGAGACTGACGAAGCAGACACCGCTTAGTGTATCACCCTCAATCTGCCCCATGGCTAGGATGCTAATAGTCTTGACGGCTGGCACTGCCCAGGCTGCTAGGTGAAAATACTGAGAGTTGGCCTCAATGGCCTCATGGCCCCACTTCATACCTGCTGCCAGGAACCAAGTAAGAGACAGGATGACCCACCAGATGGAACTGGCCATGCTGAAGAAATAGAGCATCATGAAGAGGATTGTGCAGCCCTCCTTTTTGGTGCCTTGGACAATGGTTTTATAGCCGTCAGGACTAAAGCTGTCGTTGCAGACTACCTTGTCCCCTAGGAAGTAGCCGGCTATGTATGCTATAGAGACCATGGTGTAGCAGCCAGACAGGAAGATGATCGGTCGTTCGGGGTATCTGAAGCGCTGCATGTCAACTAAGTAGGTGGTTACTGTGAATAATGTAGATGCACAACAGAGCACAGACCAGACCAGTATCCATATGCGGGAGAAATGAATCTCTTTGTCACTGAAAAACATGTACCCCCCGCTCCTCGATGGCTCACAGGGAGCTGCACAATCGTTCTCCTCTAAAAACCTATAATTCAGATAAGGTGGTACTTTGAGAACAGATGGACAACGGAAATGTGTGGAGACCACTGGAGCGTCCTGGGTCCCCCGCACAGTCATGATGGGTGGGACAGTGACGGCGGAGGAGTCGTTTTGGCCCACACAGATTTGTCCGTCTCCCTGTACGGGAAAGTTTTCACAGCGCAGTCGCTCCGGCCACTGAAAGCCAAACTTGTTCATGAGCGCCTCGCAGCCCTGCTTGGCTCTCTCGCAGATTGATCTGCAGGGAGGAATGGCCTTCTCCAAAACCGTGCACACGGGCGCATACATGGAACACAGGAAGAATTTCAACTCCGGCGAGCACTGTACCTTTACAAGAGGGTAGAATTGATGCACCTCGAGCCCTGCGTCCTCCTGGTTGTAATGCCCCACTAAATTGGGCATAATGGTTTGGTTATAGGCTATGTCCGTGCACAGAGGTATTGAAATCGGCTGACAAAATCCATGCTCCGGGACGACTATTCCGTTGTCTCCTTGATACTGGGCTGACATCAGCACAGGCAGCAGAAGTGCAAAAGACCAGGTTCTCTTCCCAGTCATTTTCCCCACTTCAAAACAACTGTATCTCGATTAACTTGCTGTAAGTTTATTTTGTATGAAATAATATCTGCAAACAGTTCTTCTGCGAAAGTAACTTCCTAAAGTGAAATGGTCTTATCTTTAAGAGCTGCTCTCTTTGGTCCCCGCTTTAAGAACTGCCGCcggactttttttttccacaactCCAACTCCTTCAGCGCGGTCAAGGTAGCCACAGTAAGACTTCCGGTAATTGCTTTCAAGTTAAAATCTTTCAAGTTGATCGCCGGAACAGTTCTCTAGACTGTTATTTCAAAGTTCAATAATATCTCACAAAATAAGTTTGACTTTAATCAATACACCATTAAAGACGCCAAAAGTTGGGCCTCCCGTTAAATGACGCTTTGACCGATCACTGGGACCCACAGTGAGTAGGCTATCAGGCCAAGGCCATTATACTGCcgttaaatgcttttattttgaaggtaaCGTCGTTTGCTTTCAGactatgtgtttttctgtgtcgTCTTCGCAGTTGGATCCCAACCAGACTTTCAGGTTCTCAATGTATGAAGAAGGACGTGCGGTTGTTTTGCATCCACTGTAATTTCATGTTCATGTCATGTGGGTACGCTGAGTCTGTAATGTTGAATactaaaactaactaaaaacATTACTCCTACTactcctaataataataataataattattattattattattattataacttccTTTACCTTTATAAAAAATTTTGTACTGACTAGTTAGTcattcattaaaatgaataacattAGCAACACCTTTGAGGTTTCCAGGTTGTGGAATAATCCTCTTGCAGTATGACATTTTGCTCAGAGGTAATACCCCCCAAGCCATCAAAGGTGCTGGTACAAATATTAGCAAATCATTATGTAATGGTTCCTAATGGCCTTTCTTATGTTCCACACCGAtcggcataacattatgaccaccagTGCAAGTTAATGCAACCCAATACAGAGTCTCTGCCatgatttcttcttttacaaggttatatcTTTAGTTTTGCTAGCACTGAATTAACTTGCACATTGTAATAATGtaatgcctgattggtgtaagATTTCTTATATGCCGTCATGATCGTTAGCTAGTATATTGACACTTGGCATAAATATAGGGTTATTGGTTTTATCATTTGTAATGATGTAGAGCTCCATGTTAATAGGCTAAATATAGAATCTACAATAACTCATCTAGTTTGCAGCTATAAATAGTCATAACCTGTTTATAAATGGATTTTGATCCAGATATCTTTCAGCCCTTTTCCACCAAGTTTATGGTGAAACAGTCCATTGGACGTAGCTAAGAAGACAAGGAAATTGTTGTGCTGGAGGAGGCAACCAAAAGTTGTTCTTTTTAATTCCTTCTCTAAAGCATTGGTAAATAAATCATTAACACAGCTTAATGGTCCAGTTTCTTCCCTAGAACCAAGGTCTCCATTACTCTACCACATAAACCAAACATGCTTAAGGCACCTCATTGCCATGGTAATGACTGCactctatacacacacacacaccaatatgCCAGgacaccacctggtggtgtcCAATGTTGTGGGAACATTTTTTGTGCTGGCCAGTATCAACAGGTGTGGGAACACAGAGAACTGCAGCTTACTGTGTTTGATGCAGCCCCGTATAGACAGAGTTATTAGGATGCTCATCCTGTGTCAGTTAAAACAtacacacttttctttcagGCCTTGGTATTCCTGGAGCTTCTTGtgttcttcctgatgttgctatcaCTTAGGATTCTTACATCTATCACTACTACCaccttcttctctctccctAAAACAGGTTATATCATAGTATCTAGTATCTGCCCATTAATGTAGATAATCATTTCACACAGATTGGTTACATTTGTTCTTGGTTACAGCAAAGGTTTTACTTTTTAGCGTGGTTTGGTAATCTTTCACCGtgacaaaaatacaaactaaactttctctctttctgtatttctctctctacacgcatacacacacacacacatacacacatacatatataggaggtaaaaagaaaaggggTCATGTTGTACAAAAGGTATAAaaagtgcatatgtgtgtgtggtcttaGAATTGTTAATGGTAATTTTGTTCCATTTGGTAACCTTGCTTTATGTAtttgggcaactgtggcgcaggaaggtagagtggttgtccaccaatatcACAGTtgtgggttcaatccccggctcctctggtcacatgtcaaagtgtccttgagcaagacactgaaccccaacttagttgctcccggtgagtgttggccagctgcatagcagctccccatcggtgtatgaatgtgtgtgtgagtgtgaatgggtaaataagaagcagtgtaaagcgctttgagtgccaataggtagaaaagcgctaaataagtgcagtgcagaccatttactgttttttttctttgtactgaATGCACGGATAAGAAAATATCTTGTCTCATCATTAATATGATAAATTGATGTAATCGAAGCCAAATCTATAAACTCCTGGTTAACATGTTATATATTGAGAATACTACCAGGGTCATATTGCCGCCTCCACAAAGAGGCCTGAACTGTTTGCGTGGCATCACATGTTGCTATGCGTCGGACTCTGTGCTCGATGATAATTGGACAAGAACAAAACTGAATGTTTAGTCTCAGCCAATGTGCGCCCAT includes these proteins:
- the fzd2 gene encoding frizzled-2; translation: MTGKRTWSFALLLPVLMSAQYQGDNGIVVPEHGFCQPISIPLCTDIAYNQTIMPNLVGHYNQEDAGLEVHQFYPLVKVQCSPELKFFLCSMYAPVCTVLEKAIPPCRSICERAKQGCEALMNKFGFQWPERLRCENFPVQGDGQICVGQNDSSAVTVPPIMTVRGTQDAPVVSTHFRCPSVLKVPPYLNYRFLEENDCAAPCEPSRSGGYMFFSDKEIHFSRIWILVWSVLCCASTLFTVTTYLVDMQRFRYPERPIIFLSGCYTMVSIAYIAGYFLGDKVVCNDSFSPDGYKTIVQGTKKEGCTILFMMLYFFSMASSIWWVILSLTWFLAAGMKWGHEAIEANSQYFHLAAWAVPAVKTISILAMGQIEGDTLSGVCFVSLSNLDPLRGFVLAPLFIYLFIGTSFLLAGFVSLFRIRTIMKHDGTKTEKLERLMVRIGVFSVLYTVPATIVIACFFYEQAFRPHWENSWVTHNCRSLAIPCPMHTGPRMTPDFTVYMIKYLMTLIVGITSGFWIWSGKTLHSWHKFYTRLTNGKHGETTV